The Candidatus Methylomirabilota bacterium DNA segment TTGGGAATCCGTGTGGGTGCCAAGGCTCCGGCCCTCGAGAAACGGCTGAAAGACCATGGCTCGTTTCAGGCTCAGCATCCCTTCCTGGTGACCGCCATATCCCGTAACGATGTTCTCCAGATCCCGACCGGTGAGACCGTCATCGAGCCCGGAGATCACCTGTACCTGGTGGCTCGTCGAGATGATATCCCCGACATCCTGACTTTTTTGGGGCGAGAGGAGGAACCACCGCGGGGGGTCCTGATCATCGGCGGGGGTCGGGTCGGGCTCCGTGTGGCGGAGCTCCTGGAAAACGAGGTGATTGATATCACGCTCATGGAGCGGAACCCCAGGCGGTGTGAGGAGCTCGCTGGATGCCTGAAAAAAGTCAAAGTCATCAAGGGAGACGGCACCGACAGCAAGGTCCTATTGGAAGAAGGGAGCGTCAAGATGGATGCCGTCGTCACCGTCTCTGACGACGAGGCTACCAACATCCTGGCGGCCCTCCTTGCAAAGCGGCAAGGGGCGAAGAAGGTCATCGCGCTCATTCAGCGACCTCACTTTCGCCAGCTGGCCCCCTCACTGGGGATCGACGCGGCCGTCAGTCCACGCCTCACCACCGCGAGCGTGATCCTCAGGTATGTCCGCGGCGGCCCGGTCGTCTCCCTGGTGGAAATGCCGGAATGGGATGCGGAGATCATGGAGCTCGTCGCCCTCCCCACCATGGCGATCGTGGGCCGCCCCCTGCGAGAGGTGAACATGCCCAAGGGGGCTATTGTGGCGGCCATTAAACGGGGAGAGCAGATAATCATACCCAAGGGGGACAGTCAAATCCTCGCCGACGACCACGTCATCCTCTTCACTCTCCCTGAAGTGATCCCAAAGGTGGAACGGCTCTTTAGCGGCTAAGTCGATCGGAGGGCCGGATGCAGATCGCCCCCATCCTCCGTGCCTTGAGCCTTCTTCTCCTCTGCCTTGCCGGGGCCATGAGCCTCCCCTTCCTGATTGCCCTCGTCACGGGCGTATCGGAGACCTTCCCGCTCTTCCTTTCCCTCATCTGCACAGCGGGGGGAGGAGTTCTCGGGTTGCTCGTGTCTCGCATCTCCAGAGAAGGAGGCGGGCTTCTCGGTTTCCTCACGTTTCGCCGCCGAACCGAAACCGTCCCTCGCACCGAAATCGGCCTTCGGGAGGGATTCGTTATCGTCACGGCAGCGTGGGTCCTTTTTTCCGCCTTTGGTGCCCTCCCCTTTTACTTCGCCGGCATGCTCCCCTCATACACCGATGCCTACTTCGAGGCCATGTCCGGCTTCACGACCACCGGGGCCACCGTCCTGACCAACATCGAAGGGCAACCCCTGGTCCTTCATTTCTGGCGTTCCTTCATGCAGTGGCTGGGGGGCATGGGAATTATCGTCCTTTCCCTGGCGATCCTCCCGATGTTGGGGGTGGGCGGGATGCAGCTCTATAAAGCCGAGGTGCCTGGACCGGTCCCGGACCGATTGGTGCCCAGGATCCGCCAGACGGCGAGGTTGCTCTGGGGGATCTACTTACTCCTGTCCGGTATTGAATTCCTCGTGCTCGTCTTGCTCGGGATGCCGCCCGTGGAGGCCCTGCTGCATACCTTCACGACCATGTCCACGGGAGGATTCTCTCCCAAGGCCGCGAGCATCGGTGCCTATCACAGTGCAGCCATCGAGATGGTTCTCATCCTCTTCATGTTCCTGGCCGGCGCCAATTTCGCGCTCCATTTCCAGGCCCTTCGAGGGAATTTCCG contains these protein-coding regions:
- the trkA gene encoding Trk system potassium transporter TrkA, yielding MRTIVVGAGEVGYHIAKRLIQEGHDVLIIEENAAIKERVEKELDDVLVIQGHGASPTVLEEAEVAKTDMVIAVTDEDEVNLVASVLAKEYGVATTIARVRNPELSGSPFLRSGRRLGIDLVINPNQAVAEEIAKLVHVPAAAEVAFFAEGKVQLLGIRVGAKAPALEKRLKDHGSFQAQHPFLVTAISRNDVLQIPTGETVIEPGDHLYLVARRDDIPDILTFLGREEEPPRGVLIIGGGRVGLRVAELLENEVIDITLMERNPRRCEELAGCLKKVKVIKGDGTDSKVLLEEGSVKMDAVVTVSDDEATNILAALLAKRQGAKKVIALIQRPHFRQLAPSLGIDAAVSPRLTTASVILRYVRGGPVVSLVEMPEWDAEIMELVALPTMAIVGRPLREVNMPKGAIVAAIKRGEQIIIPKGDSQILADDHVILFTLPEVIPKVERLFSG
- a CDS encoding TrkH family potassium uptake protein, whose protein sequence is MQIAPILRALSLLLLCLAGAMSLPFLIALVTGVSETFPLFLSLICTAGGGVLGLLVSRISREGGGLLGFLTFRRRTETVPRTEIGLREGFVIVTAAWVLFSAFGALPFYFAGMLPSYTDAYFEAMSGFTTTGATVLTNIEGQPLVLHFWRSFMQWLGGMGIIVLSLAILPMLGVGGMQLYKAEVPGPVPDRLVPRIRQTARLLWGIYLLLSGIEFLVLVLLGMPPVEALLHTFTTMSTGGFSPKAASIGAYHSAAIEMVLILFMFLAGANFALHFQALRGNFRIFRDPEFRFYTVSVLIIVIGMTLVLWGRVYPDLSSALRYGAFQVVSIVTTTGFATADYATWPYVAQFLLLCLMLLGGCAGSTAGAVKQVRSLLLFKVAYDHIYKLVHPKAVRHVKIGGKVVPKEVLDGVHVFVFLYFLTFFVATASLTLLDMDLVTAIGAVAASLGNVGPGLGGVGPAETYAAIHPLGKWILSACMVLGRLELFTVLVLFTPDLWRSLVWRK